A DNA window from Plodia interpunctella isolate USDA-ARS_2022_Savannah chromosome 12, ilPloInte3.2, whole genome shotgun sequence contains the following coding sequences:
- the LOC128674219 gene encoding uncharacterized protein LOC128674219 isoform X2 yields MTPQEERESARGAEIADAFEDDMFGPPRTEPAARPKLSMISARLRANEERKRVIEICTQKLENLEDPGRDLRRSVCINNTFCRLSEEVRREKEARRRRAREECDDSWIGKKSRRAVEDECLALLDAIPELGDANLGCAQLARQMPRQDVPLLPSGLLVLDS; encoded by the coding sequence aTGACTCCGCAAGAGGAGCGCGAgagcgcgcgcggcgcggAGATCGCCGACGCTTTCGAGGACGACATGTTCGGGCCTCCGCGCACCGAGCCCGCCGCCCGGCCCAAGCTCTCCATGATCTCCGCCCGTCTGCGCGCTAATGAGGAGCGCAAGCGGGTCATCGAGATCTGCACACAGAAACTAGAAAACCTCGAAGACCCAGGACGTGACCTTCGCAGATCAGTATGCATAAACAACACCTTCTGCAGATTAAGCGAAGAAGTGCGTCGAGAAAAAGAGGCACGAAGACGCCGCGCTAGAGAGGAATGCGATGACTCCTGGATTGGAAAAAAAAGCCGACGCGCCGTCGAGGATGAATGTCTAGCGTTATTAGATGCGATTCCGGAACTAGGAGACGCGAATCTTGGTTGTGCGCAGTTGGCGCGGCAGATGCCCCGGCAGGATGTCCCCTTGTTGCCCTCTGGGCTGCTGGTGCTCGACTCATGA
- the LOC128674219 gene encoding uncharacterized protein LOC128674219 isoform X1: MLMSGWFIISPDLSSRMTPQEERESARGAEIADAFEDDMFGPPRTEPAARPKLSMISARLRANEERKRVIEICTQKLENLEDPGRDLRRSVCINNTFCRLSEEVRREKEARRRRAREECDDSWIGKKSRRAVEDECLALLDAIPELGDANLGCAQLARQMPRQDVPLLPSGLLVLDS; this comes from the exons ATGTTAATGTCGGGATGGTTCATAATTTCCCCTGATTTGTCATCCAG aaTGACTCCGCAAGAGGAGCGCGAgagcgcgcgcggcgcggAGATCGCCGACGCTTTCGAGGACGACATGTTCGGGCCTCCGCGCACCGAGCCCGCCGCCCGGCCCAAGCTCTCCATGATCTCCGCCCGTCTGCGCGCTAATGAGGAGCGCAAGCGGGTCATCGAGATCTGCACACAGAAACTAGAAAACCTCGAAGACCCAGGACGTGACCTTCGCAGATCAGTATGCATAAACAACACCTTCTGCAGATTAAGCGAAGAAGTGCGTCGAGAAAAAGAGGCACGAAGACGCCGCGCTAGAGAGGAATGCGATGACTCCTGGATTGGAAAAAAAAGCCGACGCGCCGTCGAGGATGAATGTCTAGCGTTATTAGATGCGATTCCGGAACTAGGAGACGCGAATCTTGGTTGTGCGCAGTTGGCGCGGCAGATGCCCCGGCAGGATGTCCCCTTGTTGCCCTCTGGGCTGCTGGTGCTCGACTCATGA